In the genome of Oncorhynchus clarkii lewisi isolate Uvic-CL-2024 chromosome 4, UVic_Ocla_1.0, whole genome shotgun sequence, one region contains:
- the LOC139406451 gene encoding prosaposin receptor GPR37-like isoform X2 translates to MRSCVHLTFLQSVLYSEAQTKFKHTLLHMVSSLGVTTFTLCALCIDRLRAATNAQMYYEMIENCASTAAKLAVIWIGALLLALPELLIHQLVTEDGEPPDVTPCQRCVVRISTDLPDTLYVLGLTYDGARLWWYFGCYFCLPTLFTIGSSLVTARKIQQAERACVRGNKKQLQLENQMNCTVVALAILYGFCIIPENICNIVTVYMAAGVPRRTLDILHLVSQLLLFCKSAVTPVLLFCLYQPFSRAFLDCCCCCCNECGPPRSSTTATTSEENEHECTTTDLELSPFSTIHREASSSYTTVGTHC, encoded by the exons ATGCGATCTTGTGTCCATTTAACCTTTTTACAATCTGTTTTATATTCAGAGGCACAGACGAAATTCAAACATACCCTACTTCACATG GTCTCCTCCCTCGGGGTCACCACCTTCACCCTGTGTGCTTTGTGCATTGACCGCCTTCGCGCCGCCACCAACGCCCAGATGTATTACGAGATGATTGAAAACTGCGCCTCCACGGCCGCCAAGCTGGCCGTTATCTGGATTGGGGCTCTCTTATTGGCCCTGCCAGAGCTCCTGATCCACCAGCTGGTCACTGAAGATGGCGAGCCTCCGGATGTGACGCCCTGCCAGCGCTGCGTGGTTCGTATCTCCACCGACCTCCCCGACACGCTCTATGTGCTGGGCCTGACCTACGACGGAGCCCGCCTCTGGTGGTATTTTGGCTGCTACTTCTGCCTGCCAACGCTGTTCACCATCGGCAGCTCCCTGGTGACTGCCCGTAAAATCCAGCAGGCCGAGCGGGCCTGTGTGCGTGGCAACAAGAAGCAGCTCCAGCTGGAGAACCAGATGAACTGCACGGTTGTGGCGTTGGCCATCCTCTACGGCTTCTGCATCATCCCTGAGAACATCTGCAACATCGTCACTGTCTACATGGCAGCGGGTGTGCCCAGACGGACCCTGGACATTCTCCACCTGGTCAGCCAGCTGCTGTTGTTCTGTAAGTCGGCGGTGACACCCGTCCTGCTGTTCTGCCTGTACCAGCCCTTCAGCCGGGCCTTCCtggactgctgctgctgctgctgtaacgaGTGCGGCCCTCCCAGGTCTtccaccaccgccaccaccagCGAGGAGAACGAGCACGAGTGCACCACCACCGACCTGGAGCTGTCACCATTCAGCACCATCCACAGGGAGGCATCCTCCTCCTACACCACTGTGGGGACCCACTGCtga
- the LOC139406451 gene encoding prosaposin receptor GPR37-like isoform X1 — protein MLVLLLRLLCFSLWSENVFSQIHGEKTNMIPRHYETAVTIGNLHKTNSDSQRLHSAYGRVINGIDYKRVRTPSSSSWDVIRTWMDNINVTSFNTKSGMNEITMRKSNSSNGTEPIWLPEEGESKRLMEEKLDTEKHAAMGTRDGVYIHLKPSTRHKRGGHHRGEHNRICIHKRASVDRRRRNAKDGSKKGNLISEPTLLSDASLDTPLATWEPLPKPMAQNQSTDMPFHATDYEQFTLPDLQDYTPLIPLNPQTRRKDVKNPFYPVTAESYGAYAIMIISVIIFTVGLIGNIAIMCIVCHNYYMRSISNSLLANLALWDFVVIFFCLPLVIFHELTKNWLLGEFSCKIIPYIEVSSLGVTTFTLCALCIDRLRAATNAQMYYEMIENCASTAAKLAVIWIGALLLALPELLIHQLVTEDGEPPDVTPCQRCVVRISTDLPDTLYVLGLTYDGARLWWYFGCYFCLPTLFTIGSSLVTARKIQQAERACVRGNKKQLQLENQMNCTVVALAILYGFCIIPENICNIVTVYMAAGVPRRTLDILHLVSQLLLFCKSAVTPVLLFCLYQPFSRAFLDCCCCCCNECGPPRSSTTATTSEENEHECTTTDLELSPFSTIHREASSSYTTVGTHC, from the exons ATGCTGGTACTACTCTTAAGATTACTGTGTTTCTCACTTTGGAGCGAGAATGTGTTCTCGCAAATACATGGGGAGAAGACAAATATGATTCCTAGACATTATGAAACCGCCGTCACTATCGGGAATCTACACAAAACCAATAGTGATAGTCAGAGATTGCACTCGGCGTATGGCAGAGTTATCAACGGAATTGACTATAAAAGGGTGCGTACTCCAAGTTCATCCTCCTGGGATGTGATTAGGACATGGATGGATAACATAAATGTGACTTCATTCAATACGAAAAGTGGTATGAATGAAATAACAATGCGCAAAAGCAATTCGTCAAATGGAACAGAACCCATTTGGTTACCCGAGGAAGGCGAGTCAAAAAGGCTGATGGAGGAAAAGTTGGACACGGAGAAACATGCAGCCATGGGAACACGAGATGGTGTATACATTCATTTAAAGCCCTCCACGAGACATAAGCGAGGAGGACACCACCGTGGCGAGCACAACCGGATCTGCATACACAAAAGAGCAAGTGTAGACCGTCGGAGAAGAAATGCGAAGGATGGCAGTAAAAAAGGGAATTTAATAAGCGAGCCAACCTTGCTGTCAGATGCGTCTTTGGACACACCGCTGGCCACGTGGGAACCGCTGCCTAAACCTATGGCCCAGAACCAGTCAACAGACATGCCATTTCATGCCACTGACTATGAACAGTTCACTTTGCCAGACCTCCAGGACTATACCCCACTGATTCCTCTCAATCCTCAAACTAGGAGAAAAGATGTAAAAAACCCATTTTACCCCGTAACAGCAGAATCATATGGGGCATATGCCATCATGATCATTTCGGTCATCATTTTCACTGTTGGATTAATTGGGAATATAGCAATCATGTGCATTGTGTGCCACAACTACTACATGAGAAGTATTTCAAATTCTCTTCTAGCCAATCTCGCCCTATGGGATTTTGTTGTCATCTTTTTTTGCCTGCCCCTGGTGATCTTCCATGAACTGACCAAGAATTGGCTGTTGGGGGAGTTCTCCTGTAAAATCATCCCCTATATTGAG GTCTCCTCCCTCGGGGTCACCACCTTCACCCTGTGTGCTTTGTGCATTGACCGCCTTCGCGCCGCCACCAACGCCCAGATGTATTACGAGATGATTGAAAACTGCGCCTCCACGGCCGCCAAGCTGGCCGTTATCTGGATTGGGGCTCTCTTATTGGCCCTGCCAGAGCTCCTGATCCACCAGCTGGTCACTGAAGATGGCGAGCCTCCGGATGTGACGCCCTGCCAGCGCTGCGTGGTTCGTATCTCCACCGACCTCCCCGACACGCTCTATGTGCTGGGCCTGACCTACGACGGAGCCCGCCTCTGGTGGTATTTTGGCTGCTACTTCTGCCTGCCAACGCTGTTCACCATCGGCAGCTCCCTGGTGACTGCCCGTAAAATCCAGCAGGCCGAGCGGGCCTGTGTGCGTGGCAACAAGAAGCAGCTCCAGCTGGAGAACCAGATGAACTGCACGGTTGTGGCGTTGGCCATCCTCTACGGCTTCTGCATCATCCCTGAGAACATCTGCAACATCGTCACTGTCTACATGGCAGCGGGTGTGCCCAGACGGACCCTGGACATTCTCCACCTGGTCAGCCAGCTGCTGTTGTTCTGTAAGTCGGCGGTGACACCCGTCCTGCTGTTCTGCCTGTACCAGCCCTTCAGCCGGGCCTTCCtggactgctgctgctgctgctgtaacgaGTGCGGCCCTCCCAGGTCTtccaccaccgccaccaccagCGAGGAGAACGAGCACGAGTGCACCACCACCGACCTGGAGCTGTCACCATTCAGCACCATCCACAGGGAGGCATCCTCCTCCTACACCACTGTGGGGACCCACTGCtga